The Dioscorea cayenensis subsp. rotundata cultivar TDr96_F1 chromosome 11, TDr96_F1_v2_PseudoChromosome.rev07_lg8_w22 25.fasta, whole genome shotgun sequence genomic interval GATTGAGCTTTTACAATCCAATACGCCTCAGGAACAGGTTAACGCACGTTAAAGTTACCCAATTTTCCCTAATCCTACGGCCCAGATCTCATCCTCAATAACATAATCAATTAATATACTAGAAAACTTCAACCTGAGAATCACCATACCAAAGCCTCCGTCATAGCTTCGTTCCACTCACCCGCGGAGCAAGAATCTAACCTACGTGTCATTCATCTGTTCAGTTACGCTAAGCTTCACTGCGGACGCATCAAGGGTTGAGATTATGCCACGTGGACATAGGGTGGAGAGTGCGGTTCTTACGCTGCTCCTTCAGAGAGAAGGCTGGCTAACCGAAATAGCCTTTTGGCGCTCACCATCGTCCCAGTTCCGtctgagaaagagagaaagagagagagagagagagagaaagagaggatggAGTTCTTGGGAGATCTTCTTCTCAGCGTGGTGGTCTCGATCGCGGTAGCTCTTCTCATCGTGGTCATCTTCGCCATCGGTGACCTTGAGCACCGAGCTGACGATAAGCGAGCTGCCGTCGTTGATGATCTCGGCGTTGATGAGAAGTTGAAGCGATGTGGAAGTGAATCTGAAGGAGAAGATGAGATTGTTGGTGAAATTGCTGTTGATCTGTTTAGTTCTTGTGTTGGAGATGCTGAGGTTCATGAATTCAATCCGGAGATGGAAATTAAGGGTTTGAATTGTGCAAGAGCTAGTGAAGTTGATTTAGAGGAGAAGAGTTTCGAAGTAGTTGAAGGAGGTCAGATGAAgttggaggaggaggaagagggggagaagaagaaggggttGATGATCGGTGTGGAGGATGATTGGGAAGGGATAGAGAGGAGCGAGGTGGTGAAGCGCTTCGGCGTGGCGTGTAAGTATTCTGGGAGCGCGGATGGTGGTATGACATTGTCAAAGCTCGGCGGTGATGTGCGGTTGCGGTTGTATGGGCTTCGGAAAGTTGCCATTGAGGGGCCGTGCTATCAGCCTCAGCCAATGGCTTTGAAGATGTCTGCTCGTGCGAAATGGTATATTGAtttctttgatgttttgttgATATTGATTTCCTTGCGTTAATTCAACTAATTGTTGTTTGGATTCTAATGCATCTTTTTGTATTCAATGGAAATTTGAAATCTTTTTAGGGCATACTCATTGATTAGCAATTTTGGAATAGTTGTGATTGATTTActcaaatttattgaaatcagGGACATGCCCTTGTACTTGGCTGGTGTACCATCAGTTCTTATTCATTAgaaattttcttctttggtaGCTTCTGTTTAGGATGACAGTGAATTCATTGTCTTTTATTTGAATGTTGTCATGTTTTGGCTGgtttacttaatttattatgtaattaatgtAAGTGCATTGTTTCCTTTATTAGAAAATGTGGTGGTTTTTGGACAAGTTTGCATTCTGTGAATGGTTGTATCCGGCACTTGAGATGATGTTGTCCTCTGCTTGAGAGGCATATATCCTAGTTAGAATGACTGCACTGGAATATATTTTGTCAGTGTGATGAAGGGTGATGGTTATGTTATGTAGGCAAGCTTGGCAAAAGCTGGGAAATATGAACCCGGAAGTTGCTATGGAACAATATATTAATCTTCTTTCTGAAAGTATTCCTGGATGGATGGAGCAATTAACTAGAGTAAGTAACACTCTAGGAAGAAGGAAGGTTACcatcttattaaatatttatttcaagaaaaTCTTGTTTGAAGTATTATACTCTGTTATGCTGCTATGTTTGATAGGGGACTGCCAACAAACAAGATAGCAGTGATTCTTCTGGGTGGCAATCCATAACAGAGAAGCTTGATGTTGCCTCACCTTTGCATGGTAAACTGACTTCTGGAACTGACAGGTATTCTTTAGATATTGAGTCTTTATGTTTTTCTAATGAAACACAGGTTCGAATCTTTTCGTTCAAATGCCCTAAATTTTTCAAATGGTTGATGAAATGCTCATCAGGAGTCCAGAGGATTGCATAAGAGAATATGAAGCAACTGTGGGTACAGAATACTTTGGGCATGGTATGCCTCTCTTTATTAGTTTCTTGTAGTTTAGAAAAACCTAAATGCTGTATCAAAGTATGCACAAGTTTTTTTGCTACATTCACTACTTGGTCCATGCATCAATTTCATTATCAGGTACATTGAGCTGTAGATTATCTCATATGGCATATATGACTTGTATTTATACAATAGTATAGTGAACTACAGCATTTATCTATACCTTGTTTACTCtatctctttctatatatatatatatatatatattcttttctgTATCCTTTTCTGATTGGGAACTGTAATTCTATCTGTAAAAGCAAGTGATCCCAAACTTAATtaaagaatactttatattaaACTAACTAAAAGAAGGTTTCATACCTCCAATAGGGTATGTCTGTACCTTTCAAGAAGTTGAAGAAATTATTTAGCCAATGTAGTGTTTATACTAAGGAGTTTATTTTACCAATCATTTTCTTGTTTCTCACAATATGTATACTTTTAGTggccataaatatttaaaaattaaaaagtgatTATGTTTCAGTCCAGAATTAACAAGCCGCAGCCTTTGCTTTTCTTCCTTCATGCATGTAAATGAAGAGCACGTAAGTGATGAACGATTCTATCGCTGATATATACCGAGAACTCTCAGTTCACATTTCATTATATCCTTGTAATAGACTGGCCTTGTGGTAACCAACCATGTCTTACTGCATAATTGACCACTGAGAATCAGTGCCCTGCATCACTTATGTCATCTGCTTAGAGCTTGGAATATATTTCATGGGatcatcatattttatttccaGGTGAAATAGGATGTTGTCAAATGCTATTGTTTTATTCTTGTTCTGCCTAAAGTTTATCACTAATATTATGTGCTTAACAAGTTGAGAACTTCCTTTTCTGATCTGTCTGAGATTTGTATTTCGAACAAGGAATGAATGGTGTCTTGTCTTTCATCATCCAGGACTTCCAAAGACAGTTCTATTCAACCTTCTCTCCCCAAGCCCAGTAAGATTCTTGAATTTGTTATGGTAAAGTAGCTGATACCACTTCTTGGACCAGAAATTAACATTGCCTTTGCAACtgatagagaagatgtggtttTGGTATGTATTCGTTCATAAAATAATGATGCCTAGAGGCAGCTAAGTATGTCGGGTCACTGTAtgtaagattatatatattatgtaagtTCTCATTAGTACACAACCTATATATACAGGTTGCATGTGTATGATTGGAGTATTCTTATTTTGTGGATAGCCCTATCATGTCTCAATAGAATGCAAGTACTTGTGTGTGGTTTACATATACTTGAATTTATGAAGATGCGATTGcgtattttcattgtattttaCTCTCCTTGAAAGTGTTAAGTATTGATTTTTGAATTCAACTTATATTTTATGGATGATGACTATGATACAGTTAGACAATCAAACAGGCTAGTAATAATTTTAgtacatttatatatttgaatatgacgTAATTAAGGGCGTTATTGGGGGAAAAATGCATTCCTATAATAGAGTTATCtaagaaataataatcaatttaaatTTCAACTAAAGTTTATTTAAGTTGAGCATATTTCCaaaaatgcatgcatgcttCAGTTGAATATCAGGTattttaaattaactttttatatCATCATCATTTGTTCATAAGATAGTGCCATGGCCTGGTCTCTCTTTGGATGGCCAACAACTTTGTATTGTGTATTAATCATAGCTATGTAGAAATAAGAtatgaattaatattatattttaagtgaatttgttatataatttttccaaataattgATTCAAGATTTCCTAATATTGAATATTCTTCATTCTAAAGTCCGTTCTTACAAACGCCAACTTTACTCTTGTTATCCCtctcttcaatatatatatatggttcagGTATCTCTTTAATATTAGTCATAACAAGTACTCATATAACAAACCAAGAGTCTCAAATGCATTACGACTATAAGAAATGTTACCATCGCGGAAACTATAGAGAGATTTTCATTGTTTGCTCTTTTAATACAATTCAATCAATGTTGTTCATCGAttcttcttcaaacctcttgaATATAATAATGGTATAAACATTGGAAGTATGTTTCAAAATACTATGATCCTTGCCTTGGTGCCTCATGAGAACTATAGAACAAGTAGGATTCAATTTTTAAGtctcttccttgtttttgttgctttcgTTAGCTGGGGCTATTGTTAGTCTTAGTTTTGTTGTCTTTTTGGTGCTTTTGTTGGACCAtgatcctttttctttttgtagtatttgttggttctttttaataaatagctaCTAAGTAGCTCCTTTCacttatatatattgaagagaGGGAAAACAAGAGTAACTAAAAATTTAGTTGGTGCACCATTTTTACATGGaaaatttgattgataaaattcttttatcttttcctcATAATGTTAAATTACTTGTATAAGACATATATAACTTGAATAAGAGACGCAGAGGATCATAATTTGTTGCAATGTGTAAATCATACTCACTCCTTTGAGTGGATTTTGTCATAGCTAAAAAAACATCCATGCCAAAGGAGGGACATCATTTTGCTCAAAGTTCATAAAGTCTCCTAAGCCAAGAGTGATCTTCAAGTTCAAACTTTTCAATCATAACAACCCAACTAGATTTATACCTTCATCAGTTTTACATCCATTGAAGCATTTGTTAAATTGTGCTTTAAAATTAGGAATTGTAAAACGTCTAACAAGATGTTGTTGAGCATTATTGGAAATATGGCATATACACAATTTATGAGACGACTTTGGGAACACCATCTTTGTTGCTTTTATCATtgcttgatttcgatgataaaAATGCTTTTCACTCATTGGTATCCCATGGcttctaaaaatatttcaataaccACATAAATGAATCAATGGTCTTATCCGATAAAAGAAAGCACAACCAAATAACAATAATTGTTGATTCCGACAATTGGAGTATAAAGCAAATTATACTTATGTGTTCCATACGTCATATTAAACACAAGAATATTTCCAAAACAATCATAATCCAATTTTGATCTACCATCCCTCCAAAAATTGCTAGCCAATTGTTTTGGTCTACTTGGACTGCTTAAAAAAACATTGGGTCTTCAACCGGCTTACATTTGAAATACTTGATAATGCTCTTTGCATATCTTGCTTCAATCATTTTATCTCTTTCAATTCACAAGAAGTTATGACTATTTCTGTTATAACCATTTCACTGTAGCTATAGACAGCACAATACTATTTTTCAGCCTGTTATTGTAGCAACcagttactatagcagtttGTTACTGCAGCGACTGATATTGTAGTTGTAGCAGCATGTTATTGTACCATCCCAATACTGTAGCATCCAGAATTTTCTACATCCTTCTTTCCTcctccttctttctttcttcttctcatttgtttcTCATTCGGCCGAACACCTCAAACCTTAGAGAAATTTTCCAGCAACCATTCCTGGGAATCAAAGCATCCATTCTCCtcctctcatcctcttgagCACGGTTAGGCTTtgatccaaggtttttctttcGTATttctcttgtatttctttgtttttgaaaatcttcAAAAACCTAGAAATACATCATGGTTTGGGTTGATTTTAGACACAAATCGAAGCCAAGgtctttgttattcatttgtgtgaatgtttgtaaagaaatttcttggTTAGGTGTTGTAAATCGGGAGAAAACCTTTGTATTATGGCCGGTTTTACTGTAGAAATCACGAGTTTTTTGTAGCACCGATaagctttagttgtttctttgatttctttggattagagtgaagctcTAACCCTTAGGACTTTATTAATAACCTTTAgacctagttttgagccaaccctaggatcgatttagggttgtttggtagaaggaacctagggtttctttgcttgaatttttgtactaatcttgatgttgtttgttgtgattAGCAAGAAGGTGAGGCCTTAGCTCGAGGCAAAGAGTTAGTTGAGgattagcttgcgaggaagaggAATCGTTAATCTTGTGAGTGGgacttgtttatataaaaataataataaataaattaaatgtatttcctaatttaaataaaatattcaaaatattcaaatctcaagactagCCGAGAGCGCAGATCTCAAGGCAGtctaaaatgcacaaatctcaggatcagccgagaccaccgatctcgagacgatccaaaatatccaaaatacacaaatttcaggaccagtcgagagcaccaatctcaagacagtctaaaatactcaaatctcaggatcggccgagagcaccgatctcgaggcgatccaaaatatccaaaatgcacaaatctcatgatcagctgagagcaccgatcttgaggcgatccaaaatatcaaaaatacacaaatttcaGGACTAGTTGAGAGCACCATTCTCAAGAcaatctaaaatactcaaatctcaggatcagccgagagcaccaatctcgaggcgatccaaaatattcaaaatacacaaatctcaagactatctgagagcacagatctcgagacggTCTAAAACACTCAAACCTCATGATCAGCCGAGAACATGGATCTCGAGACAGTCCataatattcaaatcccaaaaGCAGCCGAGggcacaaatctcgaggtgaTATAAATCCCAAAATCAATCATGAATATAAATCACGAAgtaagataaaatttaaatatatataataataattaattaaattaaaaaattattaaaaaaattaaattaaattaaattaaaattttaatatatatatgtaaaataaaaaaatataaaaaaatatataatataaaaatataaaaaatataaaaaatatataaaaaataataaaaaataataaaaaaattattaattaattaaaatcatataaatcagataaaataaattaaaatataataaaattaaatcaatttaaattaagataaaataataataataataataataataataataataataataataataataataacaacaacaacaaaaaaaaagataaatcattagataatatataaatcaaattaaaatcagataaatataatataatatatataatataaaaaaatatacatatagataaatgataaaatataataataaagaagtaaataaaatatatatatatatatatatataattaaaaaaaagtaaggtaaaaaaataataattaaataataaaaaaaatcgtgGTGTTGTGTCATGGCCCCCCACGATCACCACATCGGCGTCCCGACTGCCCACCATCCACACGAACGACCACTTTCATACAACCATCAAGAGTTAGGCGACGAAGAACgaaaagaagaagacgaaggtgTTCCTCTCCTCCCATGCttacatatagatatatatatataaagttaaaaagttgttgctgctgctgtcTTCTGTTGTTGCCACCGTCACTGTTGCCGCTACCGATGTTGCCGTCGTTGCTGCTGCCTCCGCTTGTCGATATTGCTAATGTTGCTTGACGTTGTTGCTGCCACTGCTGTCTCCTGTTACGTGATACCATTGCCGCCATCATTGCCCACCACTGGCTGCTGTTTCTTTCCTCTCCTTTGTTGCTAAAGAAAATTCTGAAGTTGTTGCTGCTGTTGTCGC includes:
- the LOC120272682 gene encoding acyl-CoA-binding domain-containing protein 3-like, whose product is MEFLGDLLLSVVVSIAVALLIVVIFAIGDLEHRADDKRAAVVDDLGVDEKLKRCGSESEGEDEIVGEIAVDLFSSCVGDAEVHEFNPEMEIKGLNCARASEVDLEEKSFEVVEGGQMKLEEEEEGEKKKGLMIGVEDDWEGIERSEVVKRFGVACKYSGSADGGMTLSKLGGDVRLRLYGLRKVAIEGPCYQPQPMALKMSARAKWQAWQKLGNMNPEVAMEQYINLLSESIPGWMEQLTRGTANKQDSSDSSGWQSITEKLDVASPLHGKLTSGTDRSPEDCIREYEATVGTEYFGHGMNGVLSFIIQDFQRQFYSTFSPQAQ